The Cellulophaga sp. L1A9 genome window below encodes:
- a CDS encoding M48 family metallopeptidase, with the protein MKKIILILAIFIGVSACKTNPFTGKKMLNAFPNSQIFPTAFAQYDQFLTENKTVENTADARMITTVGQRIASAAERWLTANGYPGYLDDYKWEYHLVQDETVNAWCMPGGKIVFYTGILPICQGETGVAVVMGHEVAHALADHGAQRMTASYGQQIGSVVGNVALKDEKSLGLFNQYYGVGSNVLGMLPFSRGHETEADKIGLQIMAIAGYNPDEAAELWKRMKANSGASSTPEFMSTHPSNDTRINNLTVWAPEAKAEAAKFGVTSFK; encoded by the coding sequence ATGAAAAAAATTATTTTAATTCTTGCGATATTCATAGGGGTATCTGCATGTAAAACAAATCCTTTTACAGGTAAGAAAATGCTAAATGCATTTCCAAACAGTCAAATTTTTCCGACAGCTTTCGCTCAGTACGATCAATTTTTGACTGAAAATAAAACAGTAGAAAACACAGCTGATGCAAGAATGATTACAACGGTAGGGCAACGTATTGCATCTGCAGCAGAACGTTGGTTAACTGCAAATGGATACCCTGGATATCTAGATGATTACAAATGGGAATATCATTTAGTACAAGATGAAACAGTAAATGCTTGGTGTATGCCCGGAGGTAAAATTGTTTTTTACACCGGAATACTCCCTATTTGCCAAGGCGAAACAGGAGTAGCTGTGGTTATGGGGCACGAAGTTGCTCACGCACTAGCAGATCATGGAGCGCAACGTATGACCGCTAGTTATGGTCAGCAAATTGGGTCCGTAGTTGGTAATGTGGCTCTTAAGGATGAAAAATCTTTAGGGCTGTTTAATCAATATTACGGTGTGGGTTCTAATGTTTTAGGAATGCTGCCTTTTAGTAGAGGACATGAAACAGAAGCTGATAAAATTGGATTGCAGATTATGGCTATTGCAGGCTACAACCCAGACGAAGCTGCAGAGCTTTGGAAGAGAATGAAAGCAAATAGTGGTGCATCATCTACTCCAGAATTCATGAGTACACACCCTTCTAATGACACGCGAATTAATAATCTAACAGTTTGGGCGCCAGAGGCAAAAGCTGAAGCGGCTAAATTTGGTGTTACTAGTTTTAAATAA
- a CDS encoding MFS transporter, which yields MAKIQAVKGSKKLLNAWAFYDWANSVYTLTIASSIFPIFYSALFASSDQLVTAFGYDMKPTVLISIVTAFTFLTVAILSPILSGVADYVGNKKMFMKFFCYVGSIGCMGLYWFSLEYIHLSMFFYFMGLIGYWGSLVFYNSYLPDIAFEHQQDSISAKGFSLGYIGSVLLLVLNLAMVMMPELFGFDVGETEESLNLAKFEAMKISFITVGVWWALFSQYTFYVLPKGVSTGHKITRNVVFNGLKELKQVWHNLKLDRRLKRYLEAFFVFSMAVQTIMLMAVYFGEKEISWATDSEKTTGLIISILVIQLVAVLGAYVTSKASAKFGNIKTLIFVNFIWLCLCFYAFFMVTPMQFYIAAGLVGLVMGGVQSLGRSTYSKFLPETEDTTSYFSFYDVAEKIGIVIGMVIFAVVDQVSNMRYAILFLFVFFLAGIFLLFRVEKK from the coding sequence ATGGCAAAAATTCAAGCAGTTAAAGGCAGTAAAAAATTATTAAATGCTTGGGCATTTTATGATTGGGCAAATTCAGTATATACCTTAACAATCGCCTCTTCTATCTTTCCTATTTTTTATTCAGCTCTTTTTGCTTCTTCAGATCAACTGGTTACCGCATTTGGATATGATATGAAGCCAACTGTGCTAATTTCAATAGTCACGGCTTTTACTTTTCTAACGGTAGCAATATTGTCGCCAATATTATCGGGAGTAGCAGATTATGTAGGAAATAAGAAAATGTTCATGAAGTTTTTCTGTTATGTGGGCAGTATAGGTTGCATGGGCTTGTATTGGTTTAGCTTAGAATATATTCATCTAAGTATGTTTTTTTATTTTATGGGATTGATAGGGTACTGGGGTAGTTTGGTGTTCTATAATTCTTACCTGCCAGATATTGCTTTTGAGCATCAACAAGATAGTATTAGTGCCAAAGGGTTTTCTTTGGGGTATATAGGAAGTGTGCTTTTATTGGTTTTAAATTTGGCTATGGTCATGATGCCAGAATTGTTTGGATTTGATGTTGGTGAAACAGAAGAATCTCTAAACCTTGCAAAATTTGAAGCCATGAAAATTTCTTTTATTACTGTTGGTGTTTGGTGGGCGCTCTTTAGTCAATATACATTTTATGTACTTCCAAAAGGAGTATCAACAGGACATAAAATCACTAGAAATGTAGTATTTAATGGATTAAAAGAGCTGAAACAAGTTTGGCATAATTTAAAACTTGACAGAAGGCTTAAGCGGTATTTAGAAGCATTTTTTGTTTTTAGTATGGCAGTACAGACCATTATGTTAATGGCGGTTTATTTTGGGGAAAAAGAGATAAGCTGGGCTACAGATTCAGAGAAAACAACTGGTCTTATTATTAGTATTTTAGTAATTCAGTTGGTCGCTGTGCTTGGTGCTTATGTAACTTCAAAAGCCTCTGCTAAATTTGGAAATATAAAAACATTAATTTTCGTCAATTTTATCTGGCTCTGTTTGTGTTTTTACGCATTTTTCATGGTTACTCCTATGCAATTTTATATTGCTGCAGGACTCGTGGGATTAGTGATGGGAGGGGTGCAGTCTTTGGGAAGATCTACCTATTCTAAATTTTTACCAGAGACAGAAGATACGACCTCCTATTTTAGTTTTTATGATGTTGCGGAAAAAATTGGTATTGTTATCGGGATGGTCATTTTTGCAGTTGTAGATCAAGTAAGTAATATGCGTTACGCTATTCTTTTCTTATTTGTCTTCTTCTTGGCAGGGATTTTTCTCTTGTTTAGAGTGGAAAAAAAATAA
- a CDS encoding head GIN domain-containing protein, which yields MKNLLIAVLSLLTITSCSAQWGKKIKGNGVFKTIERTTDDYDSVSISGWFDVDLVDGNEGKITITGEENLLEYIITEIKDGQLVIKVEDNKNLQPSKWKNSIKIIIPVEEIEALSLSGSGDVVGKKILKTNRFAMTMSGSGDISLSLDANTISATMSGSGDMELKGSTDDFKATISGSGNIKAYELKADNVKATISGSADMQVVANRSLKAQVSGSGDISYRGNPDKINTKISGSGSISKR from the coding sequence ATGAAAAACTTATTAATTGCAGTCTTATCACTATTAACGATTACCTCCTGTTCTGCGCAATGGGGAAAAAAAATTAAAGGAAATGGTGTTTTTAAAACCATAGAGAGAACTACTGATGATTATGATTCTGTATCCATATCTGGATGGTTTGATGTAGATCTAGTAGATGGAAATGAAGGTAAAATAACAATTACAGGAGAAGAAAATCTTTTAGAATATATCATCACAGAAATAAAAGATGGGCAACTTGTGATTAAAGTTGAAGATAATAAAAACCTACAGCCTTCTAAATGGAAGAATAGTATAAAAATCATTATCCCAGTAGAAGAGATTGAAGCCCTTTCTCTTTCTGGCTCAGGAGATGTTGTTGGTAAAAAAATATTAAAAACAAATCGATTTGCAATGACTATGTCTGGATCAGGAGATATCTCATTAAGCCTAGATGCCAATACCATTTCAGCAACGATGTCTGGCTCTGGAGACATGGAATTAAAGGGGAGTACGGATGATTTTAAAGCTACGATTTCTGGTTCGGGAAATATAAAAGCGTATGAATTGAAAGCAGATAATGTTAAAGCAACTATTTCTGGTTCTGCAGATATGCAAGTGGTAGCCAATAGAAGTCTTAAAGCACAGGTTTCTGGTTCTGGAGATATAAGCTATCGCGGTAATCCTGACAAAATAAACACCAAAATATCTGGTTCTGGCAGTATTTCTAAAAGATAA
- a CDS encoding RNA polymerase sigma factor, with protein sequence MSHKKEHIDTLLQLCLNGKQSAQLEVYNRYYKAMFNTAVRIVKDSALAEDVMQESFLSAFTKLESFKGEVAFGAWLKRIVINNSIYQYRKQLKKNEVALDDVLYKVEDNDGIASDYVFTEQKAQKVMETMKQLKDNYRISLTLHLIEGFDYEEISAIMDLSYANCRTTISRAKENLRKKLMAN encoded by the coding sequence TTGAGCCACAAAAAAGAACATATTGATACATTGTTGCAATTGTGTTTAAACGGAAAACAAAGTGCACAACTAGAAGTTTACAATAGATATTACAAGGCAATGTTTAACACTGCGGTAAGAATTGTAAAAGATAGTGCCCTTGCAGAAGACGTCATGCAAGAATCGTTTTTAAGCGCATTTACCAAACTAGAGTCCTTTAAAGGAGAGGTAGCTTTTGGCGCCTGGTTAAAACGAATTGTAATAAACAACAGTATCTATCAGTACAGAAAACAACTAAAGAAAAATGAAGTTGCTCTGGACGATGTACTATATAAGGTCGAGGATAACGACGGAATTGCCTCTGATTATGTGTTTACAGAACAAAAGGCTCAAAAAGTGATGGAAACCATGAAACAGTTAAAAGACAATTACAGAATTTCTTTGACCTTACATTTAATAGAAGGGTTTGATTATGAAGAAATAAGTGCGATTATGGATTTAAGTTATGCGAATTGCAGAACAACCATATCAAGGGCAAAAGAAAACTTACGAAAAAAATTAATGGCTAATTAA
- the lon gene encoding endopeptidase La, whose protein sequence is MGNSKFSNFDNMSLQGIDEDSELIPLLTPEDEEEMSSEKLPETLPILPLRNTVLFPGVVIPITAGRDSSIALIKDANNGSKVIGVVSQKDENVENPGVKDINTLGTVARILRVLQMPDGNTTVIIQGKKRFEVAEVLTEKPYMTATVREAEEERPDPMNPEFLAIIESVKELALRIIKDNPNIPSDASFAIKNIQSNSFLVNFVSSNLSVDVEKKQELLEIPSLQERALAMLKYMNVELQKLELKNDIQSKVRTDLDQQQREYFLNQQMKTIQEELGGGSYEEEVEEMRNKAKKKKWGKKINEHFLKELSKIQRMNPQVAEYSIQRNYLELFLELPWNDFSKDKFDLKRAQKILDRDHYGLEDVKRRIIEYLAVLKLRNDMKSPILCFYGPPGVGKTSLGKSIAEALGREYVRMSLGGLRDEAEIRGHRKTYIGAMPGRIIQSLKKAGKSNPVFILDEIDKLSNSHQGDPSSAMLEVLDPEQNSEFHDNFLEMGYDLSKVMFVATANNIGNIQPALRDRMEMIPVSGYTIEEKVEIAKRHLLPKQLKEHGLSDKDLKVGKPQLEKIVEGYTRESGVRGLEKQIAKVVRNTAKNIAMELDHDLKLTNEDIVKILGPARMERDKYENNDVAGVVTGLAWTSVGGDILFIESILTKGKGLLTITGNLGKVMKESATIAMEYIKSNCELFGIDADVFEKYNVHIHVPEGATPKDGPSAGVTMLTSLVSLFTQKKVKKSLAMTGEITLRGKVLPVGGIKEKILAAKRARIKELILCEENKKDILEIKEEYLKGLTFHYVTEMHEVVELAITNQKVKNAKKL, encoded by the coding sequence ATGGGAAATTCTAAATTTTCAAATTTTGACAATATGTCGTTACAAGGTATCGATGAAGATTCTGAGTTAATACCTCTTTTAACGCCGGAAGACGAAGAAGAGATGAGTAGCGAAAAACTGCCAGAAACATTGCCAATTTTACCTTTGCGTAATACGGTATTGTTTCCAGGGGTTGTAATTCCTATTACTGCTGGTAGAGACTCTTCAATAGCGTTAATAAAAGACGCAAATAATGGCTCCAAAGTTATTGGGGTTGTTTCTCAGAAAGATGAGAATGTAGAAAATCCGGGCGTAAAGGATATTAATACTTTAGGAACTGTAGCTAGAATTTTACGGGTACTACAGATGCCAGATGGTAATACTACTGTAATTATTCAGGGTAAAAAACGTTTTGAAGTAGCAGAAGTGCTTACAGAAAAGCCTTATATGACCGCTACCGTTCGCGAAGCGGAAGAAGAACGTCCTGATCCAATGAATCCAGAATTTTTGGCTATCATCGAATCGGTAAAAGAATTGGCCTTGAGGATAATTAAGGATAATCCTAATATCCCTAGCGATGCTTCTTTTGCAATTAAAAACATACAAAGTAATTCTTTTCTTGTAAATTTTGTTTCCTCTAATTTAAGTGTAGATGTAGAGAAAAAACAAGAATTGTTGGAGATTCCAAGTTTACAAGAACGTGCTTTAGCAATGCTAAAGTATATGAATGTGGAGCTTCAGAAGTTAGAACTGAAAAATGATATTCAGTCCAAGGTTCGAACCGATCTAGATCAGCAACAACGGGAGTATTTCTTAAACCAACAGATGAAAACTATTCAGGAAGAATTGGGTGGTGGTTCGTATGAAGAGGAGGTTGAAGAAATGCGTAATAAGGCGAAAAAGAAGAAATGGGGCAAAAAAATTAATGAACATTTCTTAAAAGAGCTTTCTAAAATTCAACGCATGAATCCGCAAGTAGCGGAATACAGTATTCAACGTAACTATTTAGAGCTGTTTTTAGAATTACCATGGAATGATTTTTCAAAGGATAAATTTGATTTAAAAAGAGCACAAAAAATATTAGATAGAGATCATTACGGATTAGAAGATGTAAAACGTAGAATCATAGAGTATCTGGCAGTATTAAAATTGCGAAATGATATGAAATCTCCAATTTTATGTTTTTATGGACCTCCTGGAGTGGGTAAGACTTCTTTAGGGAAGTCTATAGCAGAGGCTTTAGGAAGAGAATATGTACGTATGTCTTTAGGTGGCCTTCGTGATGAGGCTGAAATTCGCGGACATAGAAAAACGTATATAGGGGCCATGCCAGGACGTATTATTCAAAGCTTAAAAAAGGCAGGAAAATCTAATCCTGTTTTTATTCTTGATGAGATAGATAAGTTATCAAACAGCCATCAAGGCGATCCTTCATCAGCAATGCTTGAGGTTTTAGATCCAGAACAGAATAGTGAGTTTCATGACAATTTCTTAGAAATGGGGTATGACCTTTCTAAAGTAATGTTCGTAGCTACAGCAAATAATATTGGTAATATACAACCTGCATTGCGTGACCGTATGGAGATGATTCCTGTAAGTGGGTATACTATTGAGGAAAAGGTTGAAATAGCAAAAAGACACCTATTGCCAAAGCAACTGAAAGAGCACGGCCTTTCTGATAAAGATCTTAAAGTAGGGAAACCGCAACTTGAAAAAATTGTAGAAGGATATACTAGAGAATCTGGAGTTCGTGGTTTAGAGAAGCAAATAGCTAAGGTGGTGCGTAATACCGCTAAGAATATAGCGATGGAACTAGATCATGATCTAAAACTTACCAATGAAGACATTGTTAAAATATTAGGTCCTGCCCGTATGGAGCGCGATAAATATGAAAATAATGATGTTGCGGGAGTTGTTACAGGATTGGCTTGGACCAGCGTTGGGGGAGATATTTTATTTATAGAATCTATCTTAACTAAAGGTAAAGGGCTTTTAACGATTACTGGAAACCTTGGTAAAGTGATGAAAGAATCGGCGACCATTGCCATGGAGTATATTAAATCTAATTGTGAGCTATTTGGTATTGATGCAGACGTTTTTGAAAAATACAATGTGCATATTCACGTACCAGAAGGGGCAACACCTAAAGACGGACCAAGTGCAGGTGTTACGATGTTAACTTCTCTTGTTTCTTTATTTACACAAAAGAAAGTAAAGAAAAGTTTAGCGATGACTGGGGAGATTACACTAAGAGGAAAGGTGTTACCTGTAGGTGGAATCAAAGAAAAAATCTTAGCAGCAAAACGTGCACGTATTAAAGAACTTATTCTTTGTGAAGAAAATAAAAAAGATATTCTAGAGATTAAAGAAGAATATTTAAAGGGTCTGACTTTTCATTATGTTACAGAAATGCATGAAGTAGTAGAGTTAGCCATCACAAATCAGAAAGTGAAAAATGCTAAAAAGCTATAA
- the cmk gene encoding (d)CMP kinase, whose amino-acid sequence MRKITIAIDGFSSTGKSTIAKQLAKALGYIYVDTGAMYRAVTLFAMRNKFIGTEESNIGALVKLLPKINLKFVYNEALGFAEMYLNNENVENEIRTLEVSRNVSQIATIEEVRYKLVDMQKKMGEEKGIVMDGRDIGTVVFPDAELKLFMTASAEKRATRRYKELLDKGDKVTFEEVLKNVEQRDYIDSHREFSPLKLADDAIEFDNSDMGLEEQFERILNYSKRVIDKQ is encoded by the coding sequence ATGCGAAAAATCACAATAGCAATAGATGGGTTTTCATCTACAGGGAAAAGTACTATAGCGAAACAATTAGCAAAAGCTCTGGGGTATATTTATGTAGATACTGGGGCTATGTACAGAGCAGTAACTTTATTTGCAATGCGCAATAAGTTTATTGGTACTGAAGAAAGTAATATTGGTGCGCTGGTAAAATTACTTCCTAAAATAAATTTGAAATTTGTCTACAATGAAGCCTTAGGTTTTGCAGAGATGTATTTGAATAATGAAAATGTAGAAAACGAAATTAGAACCCTAGAAGTTTCTAGAAATGTGAGCCAAATTGCAACCATTGAAGAGGTGCGTTACAAATTGGTAGATATGCAAAAGAAAATGGGGGAGGAGAAAGGTATCGTGATGGATGGTCGTGATATTGGTACTGTGGTTTTTCCAGATGCAGAATTAAAACTGTTTATGACGGCGTCAGCAGAGAAAAGAGCAACAAGAAGATATAAGGAGTTATTAGATAAAGGGGATAAAGTTACTTTTGAAGAAGTGCTTAAAAATGTGGAGCAAAGAGATTATATAGACTCTCATAGAGAATTCTCTCCTTTGAAATTAGCCGATGATGCTATTGAATTTGATAATAGTGATATGGGGCTTGAAGAGCAATTTGAACGAATTTTAAATTACTCAAAAAGGGTGATTGATAAGCAATAA
- a CDS encoding LysM peptidoglycan-binding domain-containing protein has translation MSVKAKYQGVLNLGEELGIKNGDVSEEGGVLMIKGEANTPYEKNLIWDKIKEIGGENAADVKANISVADSSVFHKHTVKSGESLSKISKQYYGDAMKYTKIFEANTGILKSPDVIQPGQVLVIPNL, from the coding sequence ATGAGCGTAAAAGCTAAATACCAAGGAGTTTTAAATCTTGGAGAAGAATTAGGAATTAAAAATGGTGACGTTTCTGAAGAAGGTGGCGTTTTAATGATAAAAGGAGAAGCAAATACTCCTTACGAAAAAAACCTTATTTGGGATAAAATCAAGGAAATTGGTGGTGAAAATGCTGCTGATGTAAAAGCAAATATTTCTGTTGCTGATAGTTCTGTATTTCACAAACACACTGTTAAAAGTGGAGAATCTTTAAGTAAGATTTCAAAACAATATTATGGTGATGCTATGAAATACACGAAGATTTTTGAAGCAAACACTGGTATTTTAAAGAGTCCAGATGTTATACAACCAGGTCAAGTATTAGTTATTCCTAACTTATAG
- the rpsA gene encoding 30S ribosomal protein S1, with protein MAEEKKQAEAVEAVEAKVQAPVQDPQEFLENFNWTKYEQGIEQVDDEKLKEFETLVAENFVDTMDEEVVQGTVVYITDREAIIDINAKSEGVISLNEFRYNPDLKVGDKVEVLIDIREDKSGQLVLSHRKARTIMAWDRVNAAHDKEEIVNGFVKCRTKGGMIVDVFGIEAFLPGSQIDVKPIRDYDQYVGKTMEFKVVKINHEFKNVVVSHKALIEADIEEQKKEIIGQLEKGQVLEGVVKNITSYGVFIDLGGVDGLVHITDLSWSRINHPNEVVELDQKLNVVILDFDDNKSRIQLGLKQLEKHPWEALSDEIKIGDKVKGKVVVIADYGAFIEVAEGVEGLIHVSEMSWSTHLRSAQDFVKVGDEVEAVVLTMDRDDRKMSLGIKQMTPDPWTDITTKYPVASKHTGIVRNFTNFGVFVELEEGIDGLIYISDLSWTKKIKHPSEFVTVGDKLEVEVLELDVEGRKLSLGHKQTTDNPWDKYETEFALNTTHTGTIGEVVDKGATIDFNEDIQAFVPTRHLEKEDGSKLGKGDSAEFKIIEFNKEFKRVVASHTAIFKAEEQRNVKAAVKKAAAQADEAKPTLGDANEALQALKDKMEGKTK; from the coding sequence ATGGCTGAAGAAAAAAAACAAGCTGAAGCAGTGGAAGCTGTTGAAGCAAAAGTACAGGCACCTGTACAAGACCCTCAAGAATTTTTAGAAAACTTTAATTGGACAAAGTACGAGCAAGGTATTGAGCAAGTTGATGATGAAAAACTTAAAGAGTTTGAAACATTAGTAGCTGAAAACTTTGTAGATACTATGGATGAAGAAGTAGTTCAAGGTACTGTAGTTTACATTACAGATCGTGAAGCTATTATCGACATTAACGCAAAATCAGAAGGTGTTATTTCACTGAATGAATTTCGTTACAATCCAGATTTAAAAGTTGGTGATAAAGTTGAGGTTCTTATCGACATTCGTGAAGATAAAAGTGGTCAATTAGTATTATCTCACAGAAAAGCCAGAACTATCATGGCTTGGGATAGAGTTAATGCTGCTCACGATAAAGAAGAAATCGTTAATGGTTTTGTTAAGTGTAGAACTAAAGGTGGTATGATTGTAGATGTTTTCGGAATCGAAGCATTCTTACCAGGTTCTCAAATTGACGTGAAGCCAATTAGAGATTACGATCAGTACGTAGGTAAAACTATGGAATTCAAAGTAGTGAAAATTAACCACGAATTTAAAAACGTTGTTGTTTCTCATAAAGCGCTTATTGAAGCTGATATCGAAGAACAGAAAAAAGAAATCATTGGTCAATTAGAAAAAGGACAAGTATTAGAAGGTGTTGTTAAAAACATTACTTCTTATGGTGTGTTTATTGATTTAGGTGGCGTTGATGGTTTAGTACACATTACTGACCTTTCTTGGTCTAGAATTAACCACCCGAACGAGGTTGTTGAATTAGATCAGAAATTAAACGTTGTAATCCTTGATTTTGATGATAACAAATCAAGAATTCAATTAGGTCTTAAGCAATTAGAGAAGCATCCTTGGGAAGCTTTATCTGATGAGATCAAAATTGGTGACAAAGTTAAAGGTAAAGTAGTCGTTATTGCTGATTACGGTGCATTTATTGAAGTTGCTGAAGGTGTTGAAGGATTAATTCACGTTTCTGAAATGTCATGGTCTACTCACTTACGTTCTGCTCAAGATTTCGTAAAAGTTGGTGATGAGGTTGAAGCTGTAGTATTAACTATGGATCGTGATGATCGTAAGATGTCTCTTGGTATCAAGCAAATGACTCCAGACCCTTGGACTGATATTACGACGAAATACCCAGTTGCTTCTAAGCACACAGGTATCGTAAGAAACTTTACAAACTTTGGTGTTTTTGTTGAATTAGAAGAAGGTATCGATGGTTTAATCTATATCTCTGATTTATCTTGGACTAAGAAAATTAAGCACCCATCAGAATTTGTAACTGTAGGTGATAAATTAGAAGTTGAAGTATTAGAATTAGATGTTGAAGGACGTAAATTATCTTTAGGTCACAAACAAACTACGGATAATCCTTGGGATAAATACGAAACTGAATTTGCTTTAAATACAACACATACTGGTACTATCGGTGAGGTTGTTGATAAAGGAGCAACTATTGATTTCAACGAGGATATTCAAGCATTCGTACCAACACGTCATTTAGAAAAAGAAGATGGTTCTAAATTAGGTAAAGGTGATTCTGCTGAATTCAAAATCATTGAGTTCAATAAAGAATTCAAGAGAGTTGTAGCAAGTCATACTGCTATATTCAAAGCTGAAGAACAACGTAATGTAAAAGCTGCTGTTAAGAAAGCTGCTGCTCAAGCTGATGAAGCAAAACCTACTTTAGGAGATGCTAACGAAGCGTTACAAGCGTTAAAAGATAAAATGGAAGGTAAGACTAAATAG
- the pyrR gene encoding bifunctional pyr operon transcriptional regulator/uracil phosphoribosyltransferase PyrR: protein MSQKVLLSSKEINIILHRLACQLLENHLDFENTVLIGIQPRGIFLAQRLTDILQNEYGVKNINLGFLDITFYRDDFRRGDKTLEANKTNINFLIEDKNVVLIDDVLYTGRSINAALTALQSFGRPIGVELLALIDRRFSRHLPIQPNYRGRQVDAINNEKVKVKWKENEGEDAVYLINTTA from the coding sequence ATGAGTCAAAAAGTATTGCTTTCTTCAAAAGAGATAAATATTATCCTGCATCGCTTGGCTTGTCAGCTTTTAGAAAATCATTTAGATTTTGAGAATACTGTACTTATAGGTATTCAGCCTCGAGGAATATTTTTAGCACAACGGCTTACAGATATTCTTCAAAATGAATATGGGGTAAAAAATATAAACCTAGGATTTTTAGACATTACTTTTTATCGTGATGATTTCCGTAGAGGAGATAAAACCTTAGAAGCGAATAAAACAAACATCAATTTCTTGATAGAAGATAAAAATGTTGTACTTATTGATGATGTATTGTATACAGGAAGAAGTATAAATGCAGCATTAACGGCTTTACAATCTTTTGGAAGACCTATAGGGGTAGAGTTACTGGCATTAATAGATAGAAGATTTAGTCGCCATTTGCCAATACAGCCCAATTATAGAGGCAGACAGGTAGATGCTATCAATAATGAAAAGGTAAAGGTCAAGTGGAAAGAAAATGAAGGCGAAGATGCAGTCTATTTAATCAATACTACAGCATAA
- a CDS encoding aspartate carbamoyltransferase catalytic subunit, which produces MSELSVNHLLGIKYLKEQDIQLIFETADHFKEVINRSIKKVPSLRDITIANVFFENSTRTKLSFELAEKRLSADVINFSAGQSSVKKGETLIDTVNNILAMKVDMVVMRHPNPGAGIFLSKHVKAAIVNAGDGAHEHPTQALLDSYSIREKLGDVAGKNVVIVGDILHSRVALSNIFALKLQGANVKVCGPKTLIPKHIASLGVEVETNLKKALEWCDVANMLRIQNERLDISYFPTTREYTQQFGVNKKLLDGLDKEIVIMHPGPINRGVEITSDVADSNQSIILNQVENGVAIRMAVIYLLASKIK; this is translated from the coding sequence ATGAGCGAGTTGAGTGTAAATCACTTATTAGGAATTAAATATCTTAAAGAACAAGATATTCAGCTTATTTTTGAAACTGCAGATCATTTTAAAGAGGTGATCAATAGATCTATTAAAAAAGTACCTTCTTTACGAGATATTACCATTGCTAATGTTTTTTTTGAAAATAGTACCCGTACAAAACTATCTTTTGAACTTGCAGAAAAACGTTTGTCTGCAGATGTAATTAACTTTTCGGCAGGGCAATCTTCTGTTAAAAAAGGGGAAACCTTGATCGATACGGTGAACAATATTCTAGCCATGAAGGTAGATATGGTGGTGATGCGTCATCCCAATCCCGGAGCAGGAATATTTTTATCTAAACATGTAAAGGCAGCTATTGTAAATGCGGGTGATGGTGCGCATGAACATCCTACGCAAGCACTACTTGATTCTTATTCAATTAGAGAAAAATTAGGAGATGTTGCTGGTAAAAATGTGGTTATAGTCGGTGATATTTTGCATTCCAGAGTAGCGCTTTCTAATATTTTTGCGCTAAAATTACAGGGTGCTAACGTAAAAGTTTGTGGTCCTAAAACATTAATTCCAAAACATATAGCCTCATTGGGGGTTGAAGTAGAAACAAACCTGAAGAAAGCCTTAGAATGGTGTGACGTTGCCAATATGCTTCGGATACAGAATGAACGTTTAGATATCAGTTATTTTCCAACAACAAGAGAGTACACACAACAATTTGGAGTAAATAAAAAGTTGTTAGATGGCTTAGATAAAGAGATTGTCATTATGCACCCTGGACCTATAAATCGAGGAGTAGAAATTACTAGTGATGTGGCAGATTCTAACCAGTCTATAATATTAAACCAAGTAGAAAATGGTGTAGCTATTCGTATGGCAGTGATTTATTTACTAGCTTCAAAAATAAAATAG
- a CDS encoding ribonuclease Z, with protein MIFDKDENITIVFQEKATLKIFLENLSNGYEKIKNDHIIINLFSFSKITKNDLLEFLDLSNTHKKAKKSFVLVTDAVSYNDVPNTISIAPTIQEAKDIIEMEEIERDLGI; from the coding sequence ATGATTTTTGATAAAGATGAAAATATAACGATTGTTTTTCAGGAAAAGGCCACTTTAAAAATCTTTTTAGAGAACCTTTCAAATGGATATGAAAAGATAAAGAATGATCACATCATTATTAATCTTTTCTCTTTTTCTAAAATCACTAAAAATGATTTATTGGAATTTTTAGACCTTTCAAATACACATAAGAAAGCAAAGAAATCTTTTGTTTTGGTTACAGATGCTGTTTCGTATAATGATGTGCCTAATACTATTTCAATAGCGCCCACTATACAGGAGGCAAAGGATATCATTGAAATGGAAGAAATAGAGCGGGATTTAGGTATATGA